In one window of Halococcus salifodinae DSM 8989 DNA:
- a CDS encoding dipeptide ABC transporter ATP-binding protein, with translation MSDPLLRVEELHTRFDTDRGPVHAVDGASFSVDRGEIVGLLGESGSGKSVTARSICRLESPARIVDGTITFDGTELTTADESTLRRIRGNELSMVFQDPTETLNPVFPIGEQISEAVRIHETNGQQRLADFLGVPLLRDRSAWAEARERAVELLAAMDVPNPESGSAAFPHEFSGGMRQRAVLATALASEPELLIADEPTTALDTTTQADILRRLRTLRDERDIGVLLISHDIGVIAQTCDRVVVLYGGQVMEAGPVEEVLTAPEHPYTRTLLACSVRSNDPGERARSIDGNPPNPIGGHEKCPFVDRCRHATPACHDGPVPTIERNPDHRLACVEAPLPPNHADTPGQKRSTPDSVNGTTQRERTASESRSRTPVIEAKNVSKEFSGERSFLDRLRTDEPSAEAVRDASLSVDTGETVGLVGESGCGKSTLAKLLTGQLTPSQGQVRLDGTRVGEIGDRSYSQRRQIGVVFQHVRESFDPRWPIGRSLSEALDDPGTVSTAEADLDDVDGLLESVDLSPQIADRYPRELSGGQLQRVALARALAHDPDVIVLDEPVSGLDVATQATILDLLGDVQRRFGVGYVFISHDLDVVRYLADRVAVMYAGEIVERGPAKELFEQPSHPYTDALLRAIPSDVPGDDRPTPLRGDPPDPTDRPTGCSFHPRCPAATTECAERQPDFETIDSSRVRCFHAPDATGESNDDGSSPERTGSR, from the coding sequence GTGAGCGACCCACTGCTTCGCGTCGAGGAGCTCCACACTCGCTTCGACACCGATCGAGGGCCCGTCCACGCGGTCGATGGCGCGTCCTTTTCGGTCGATCGTGGTGAGATCGTCGGTCTCCTCGGTGAGAGCGGCAGCGGCAAGTCCGTCACCGCCCGGTCGATCTGCAGACTGGAATCGCCGGCGCGGATCGTCGACGGAACGATCACGTTTGACGGGACCGAACTGACGACCGCCGACGAGTCCACACTCCGGCGGATCCGCGGCAACGAGCTCTCGATGGTCTTCCAAGACCCGACAGAGACGCTGAATCCGGTGTTCCCGATCGGCGAACAGATCAGCGAGGCGGTTCGAATACACGAAACGAACGGCCAGCAGCGTCTCGCCGATTTCCTCGGCGTCCCATTGCTCCGGGATCGGTCGGCGTGGGCGGAGGCACGCGAGCGCGCTGTCGAGCTGCTGGCGGCGATGGACGTGCCGAACCCAGAGTCGGGTTCGGCGGCGTTCCCTCACGAGTTCTCGGGCGGGATGCGCCAGCGTGCCGTTCTCGCCACTGCGCTGGCGAGTGAGCCCGAGCTATTGATCGCCGACGAACCGACGACGGCACTAGATACGACGACACAGGCGGACATCCTCCGACGACTTCGCACCCTCCGAGACGAGCGGGACATCGGCGTCCTCCTCATCTCTCACGACATCGGCGTCATCGCACAGACCTGTGACCGCGTCGTCGTTCTGTACGGTGGACAGGTGATGGAGGCCGGTCCGGTCGAAGAAGTACTGACTGCGCCGGAACATCCGTACACTCGAACACTGCTCGCGTGTTCGGTCCGGAGCAACGACCCGGGCGAACGAGCACGATCGATCGACGGAAATCCGCCGAACCCCATCGGTGGCCACGAGAAGTGTCCGTTCGTCGATCGCTGCCGACACGCGACCCCGGCGTGTCACGACGGACCGGTCCCGACGATCGAACGCAACCCCGACCATCGACTGGCCTGTGTGGAAGCGCCACTTCCCCCCAACCACGCAGACACTCCCGGTCAGAAACGATCGACGCCCGATAGCGTGAACGGGACGACACAGCGAGAGCGAACCGCGAGTGAATCGCGATCGAGAACCCCCGTGATCGAAGCGAAGAACGTCTCGAAGGAGTTCTCGGGGGAGCGCTCGTTTCTCGATCGACTGCGGACCGACGAGCCGTCCGCCGAAGCGGTCCGTGACGCATCGTTGTCGGTCGACACCGGTGAAACCGTCGGGCTCGTTGGCGAGAGCGGCTGCGGGAAATCCACGCTCGCAAAGCTCCTGACTGGGCAACTCACGCCGAGTCAGGGTCAGGTTCGCCTCGACGGCACTCGTGTGGGGGAGATCGGGGATCGCTCGTACAGCCAGCGGCGGCAGATCGGTGTCGTGTTCCAGCACGTCCGGGAGAGTTTCGATCCCCGGTGGCCGATCGGTCGGTCGCTTTCCGAGGCTCTCGACGACCCCGGGACGGTCTCGACGGCGGAAGCCGATCTCGACGACGTCGATGGGTTGTTGGAGAGTGTGGATCTCTCCCCGCAGATCGCCGATCGATACCCTCGGGAGCTGTCGGGCGGGCAGCTCCAGCGCGTCGCGCTGGCCCGCGCCCTCGCGCACGATCCCGACGTGATCGTTCTCGACGAACCGGTCTCCGGGCTCGACGTGGCGACACAGGCGACGATCCTCGACCTGCTCGGGGACGTACAACGACGGTTCGGTGTCGGGTACGTGTTCATCAGCCACGATCTCGATGTCGTTCGGTATCTCGCCGACAGAGTCGCGGTCATGTACGCCGGCGAGATCGTCGAGAGAGGGCCGGCGAAGGAGCTGTTCGAACAGCCGAGCCATCCGTACACCGACGCGTTGCTCCGTGCGATCCCGAGCGACGTCCCCGGTGACGATCGACCGACGCCGCTCCGCGGTGATCCGCCCGATCCGACGGATCGACCGACTGGGTGTTCGTTCCATCCGCGCTGTCCCGCCGCGACGACGGAGTGTGCCGAGCGCCAGCCCGACTTCGAGACGATCGACAGCTCACGCGTTCGGTGTTTCCATGCGCCGGATGCAACGGGCGAGAGCAACGACGATGGATCGTCGCCCGAACGAACTGGATCGAGATGA
- a CDS encoding DUF7535 family protein, with product MSQEESDDEPGTARKVLRTVTPPSQMHRDTEMDVIGWSILVGLLVVALPLLPVLVIVWVLTRLFDRGADRATD from the coding sequence ATGAGCCAGGAGGAATCGGACGACGAACCCGGAACCGCACGGAAAGTGCTGCGGACAGTGACGCCGCCATCGCAGATGCATCGCGACACCGAGATGGACGTCATCGGGTGGTCGATCCTCGTCGGCCTGTTGGTCGTCGCGCTGCCGTTGCTGCCGGTGCTCGTGATCGTCTGGGTGCTGACGAGACTGTTCGATCGGGGCGCGGATCGAGCTACTGACTGA
- the leuS gene encoding leucine--tRNA ligase has product MQQQDTYDHADVEQKWQARWEESDVFRISDDATDPSYVLSMFPYPSGDLHMGHVRNYTITDAYARYKRMQGESVLHPMGWDSFGLPAENAAIEREIDPREWTMDCIDTMRDQMQSIGFGIDWDREITTCEPEYYRWNQWLFKQFYEEGLAEQKGGEVNWCPSCETVLADEQVEGEAELCWRCDTPVETRTLDQWFLKITEYADDLLDGIDGLEQWPDNVRGMQRNWIGRQEGATVEFGTDYGPVEVFTTRLDTLYGATFFALAPDHEMTREIVADDPDLAAAVDELDPEADTDEKNGVFTGEYAINPATGEDIPIYVADFVLADVGTGALMGVPGHDERDHEFAAEYDIEIRQVVAPDDGGESDTAEVSEGAYTDDGVLIDSGEYDGVASGEAREQLIADLDTAAHHTQYRLRDWLISRQRYWGTPIPVVHCEECGPVMVPDEDLPVELPEFVPTPTGNPIEEVESFVETECPDCGGPAERETDTMDTFVDSSWYFLRFTSPDRADVPFDTERANDWLPVDEYVGGIEHAVMHLLYSRFVTRAIADMELLDVDEPFEHYLPQGMVQLDGTAMSSSTGNVVSPVEIMAEYGADTARLFMMGAARPAKDFDWTERGVRSSNEFIRRLFGTVEAFTDGDLSTTDAGDRPIDAYVAREIDATIAEATGGYEAFRFNEALREARGLVSLLGQYREYTTPDTATFERGLRTAVRLLAPVAPHVAEESWATLGNEGFVAEAAWPDPDGGVEDYAAERRLVENTREDVRDILDVAGIENPETIEVAVAPEWKHRALDVAIEADDDVVGTVMADEELRTHGEDAADYAKDLAANPQALSETLAPDHEYDALERASWLLDREFDATIVLERAAEAPDDLVSKARPGRPAIEIREG; this is encoded by the coding sequence ATGCAACAACAGGACACCTACGACCACGCCGACGTCGAACAGAAGTGGCAGGCCCGCTGGGAGGAGTCGGACGTCTTCCGCATCTCCGACGATGCGACCGACCCGAGCTACGTCCTCAGTATGTTTCCCTACCCCTCGGGCGACCTCCACATGGGCCACGTCCGCAACTACACCATCACCGACGCCTACGCCCGCTACAAGCGGATGCAGGGCGAAAGCGTGCTTCACCCGATGGGGTGGGATTCGTTCGGCCTCCCCGCAGAAAACGCCGCGATCGAGCGCGAGATCGACCCCCGGGAGTGGACGATGGACTGCATCGACACCATGCGAGACCAGATGCAGTCGATCGGATTCGGTATCGACTGGGACAGGGAGATCACGACCTGCGAGCCCGAGTACTACCGCTGGAACCAGTGGCTGTTCAAGCAGTTCTACGAGGAGGGGCTCGCCGAGCAGAAGGGCGGCGAAGTCAACTGGTGTCCGTCCTGTGAGACCGTCCTCGCCGACGAGCAGGTCGAAGGCGAGGCGGAGCTGTGCTGGCGGTGTGACACCCCCGTCGAGACCCGAACCCTCGATCAGTGGTTCTTGAAGATCACCGAGTACGCCGACGACCTGCTCGACGGGATCGACGGGTTGGAGCAGTGGCCCGACAACGTCCGAGGGATGCAGCGCAACTGGATCGGCCGCCAGGAGGGCGCGACCGTGGAGTTCGGCACTGACTACGGTCCGGTCGAGGTCTTTACCACGCGACTCGACACCCTCTACGGCGCGACCTTCTTCGCGCTCGCACCGGATCACGAGATGACTCGGGAGATCGTCGCCGACGATCCCGACCTCGCCGCAGCGGTCGACGAGCTCGATCCGGAGGCCGACACCGACGAGAAGAACGGCGTGTTCACCGGCGAGTACGCGATCAATCCCGCGACGGGCGAGGACATCCCGATCTACGTCGCCGACTTCGTGCTCGCCGACGTGGGGACCGGCGCGCTGATGGGCGTTCCCGGCCACGACGAGCGCGACCACGAGTTCGCCGCGGAGTACGACATCGAGATCCGTCAGGTCGTCGCACCCGATGACGGAGGCGAAAGCGACACCGCGGAGGTCTCGGAGGGGGCCTACACCGATGACGGCGTCCTGATCGACAGCGGCGAGTACGACGGCGTGGCGAGCGGCGAGGCACGCGAACAGCTGATTGCGGACCTCGACACGGCGGCCCACCACACCCAGTACCGGCTGCGCGACTGGCTCATCTCTCGTCAGCGCTACTGGGGCACGCCGATTCCAGTAGTTCACTGCGAGGAGTGCGGCCCGGTCATGGTCCCCGACGAGGATTTGCCCGTGGAGCTCCCCGAGTTCGTCCCGACGCCGACGGGCAACCCGATCGAAGAGGTCGAGTCGTTCGTCGAAACCGAGTGTCCCGACTGTGGTGGCCCTGCGGAACGCGAGACCGACACGATGGACACGTTCGTCGACTCGTCGTGGTACTTCCTCCGATTCACCTCGCCCGACCGTGCGGACGTGCCGTTCGACACCGAGCGCGCGAACGACTGGCTGCCGGTCGACGAGTACGTGGGCGGGATCGAACACGCGGTCATGCACCTGCTGTACTCGCGGTTCGTGACCCGCGCGATTGCGGACATGGAGCTGCTCGACGTCGACGAGCCGTTCGAGCACTACCTCCCCCAGGGAATGGTCCAGCTCGACGGGACGGCGATGTCCTCCAGCACGGGCAACGTGGTCTCGCCCGTCGAGATCATGGCAGAGTACGGCGCGGACACGGCCCGGCTGTTCATGATGGGCGCGGCCCGCCCCGCGAAGGACTTCGACTGGACCGAGCGCGGCGTCCGGTCGAGCAACGAGTTCATCCGCCGGTTGTTCGGCACGGTCGAGGCGTTCACCGACGGCGATCTCTCGACGACCGATGCGGGCGATCGACCGATCGACGCGTACGTCGCCCGCGAGATCGACGCGACGATCGCGGAGGCAACCGGAGGGTACGAGGCGTTCCGGTTCAACGAGGCCCTCCGGGAGGCGCGCGGGCTGGTCTCACTGCTCGGCCAGTACCGCGAGTACACGACCCCCGACACGGCAACGTTCGAGCGGGGGCTCCGGACGGCGGTCAGGCTGCTCGCGCCCGTCGCACCCCACGTCGCCGAGGAGTCGTGGGCCACGCTCGGCAACGAGGGGTTCGTGGCCGAGGCCGCGTGGCCCGACCCCGACGGCGGTGTCGAGGACTACGCCGCCGAGCGCCGCCTCGTCGAGAACACCCGTGAGGACGTCCGTGACATCCTCGACGTGGCCGGGATCGAGAACCCCGAAACCATCGAGGTCGCGGTCGCCCCCGAGTGGAAACATCGTGCGCTCGACGTCGCGATCGAAGCCGACGACGACGTCGTGGGCACGGTGATGGCCGACGAGGAGCTCCGGACGCACGGCGAGGACGCCGCCGACTACGCGAAGGACCTCGCCGCGAACCCTCAGGCACTCTCCGAAACGCTCGCGCCCGACCACGAGTACGACGCACTCGAACGCGCGTCGTGGCTGCTCGATCGAGAGTTCGACGCCACAATCGTGCTCGAACGCGCCGCCGAGGCTCCTGACGACCTGGTAAGTAAGGCGCGACCGGGCCGGCCAGCGATCGAGATTCGCGAGGGATAG
- a CDS encoding peroxiredoxin — MTLTAGDPAPDVSAPNQDGETVAPAFDDPTVVYFYPRDDTPGCTVEANQFEQEHESYRDAGVTVYGVSTDGVDSHRAFADQEDLDFDLLADPDGEVADAFGVDTSSGAAARTTFVISDSEIQRVYTGVDPDGHARTVLGDALDADLASLDD, encoded by the coding sequence ATGACGCTCACAGCCGGCGACCCCGCACCCGATGTCTCGGCACCCAACCAGGACGGCGAGACGGTCGCGCCCGCCTTCGACGACCCCACGGTCGTGTACTTCTACCCGCGCGACGACACGCCCGGCTGCACTGTCGAAGCCAACCAGTTCGAGCAGGAGCACGAGAGCTATCGCGACGCCGGCGTCACGGTCTACGGCGTCTCGACCGACGGCGTCGACTCCCACCGCGCGTTCGCCGACCAGGAGGACCTCGACTTCGACCTGCTCGCCGACCCCGATGGCGAGGTCGCCGACGCCTTCGGCGTCGACACGTCAAGCGGCGCGGCCGCACGGACGACGTTCGTCATCAGTGACAGTGAAATCCAGCGGGTCTACACTGGCGTCGATCCCGACGGTCACGCCCGGACGGTGCTCGGCGACGCGCTCGACGCTGACCTCGCGTCGCTCGACGACTGA
- a CDS encoding Hsp20/alpha crystallin family protein, which translates to MSRRNPFEEIEQMFERMNQQLGQFDDMPVPGTQQLSVDLADRDDAFEVTADLPGYDREDIDLSVADRTLRITAERDESTEEGEGDYLRRERRRHSVSRTLSLPENVEEDEASATYTNGVLTVTLPKATDLDDSRSIDID; encoded by the coding sequence ATGTCGCGACGCAACCCCTTCGAGGAGATCGAGCAGATGTTCGAGCGGATGAACCAGCAGCTCGGCCAGTTCGACGACATGCCGGTCCCCGGAACCCAGCAGCTCTCGGTCGACCTCGCCGACCGCGACGACGCTTTCGAGGTCACCGCCGACCTGCCGGGCTACGACCGCGAGGACATCGATCTCTCGGTGGCCGACCGCACCCTCCGAATCACCGCCGAACGCGACGAATCCACCGAGGAGGGCGAGGGCGACTACCTCCGGCGCGAGCGCCGCCGCCACTCGGTCAGCCGCACCCTCTCGCTGCCCGAGAACGTCGAAGAGGACGAAGCCAGCGCCACCTACACCAACGGCGTCCTGACTGTGACGCTGCCGAAGGCCACGGATCTCGACGACTCGCGCAGCATCGACATCGACTGA
- the pheA gene encoding prephenate dehydratase has protein sequence MNAVTLGPEGTYSHRAAGAIADEVEFRESVTGIVAAVADGAAPRGVLPVENSIEGSVTESLDALTEYEVAVVRELVTPIRHALLAQGPEFDTVASHSQALAQCRAFLDVEYPDVALEAVASTARGVERAREDPNMAAIAHPDTAGDDLSVLAEGIQDQASNATRFVAIAPRAERSAAGGKTSLVVYPNDDYPGLLLDLLEPFADRGINLTRAESRPSGERLGDYVFHIDVAAGLYEERTQEAVESIEAIAEEGWVCRLGSYDTEHVVA, from the coding sequence ATGAACGCAGTCACACTCGGGCCCGAGGGGACCTACTCCCATCGGGCGGCGGGGGCGATCGCCGACGAGGTCGAGTTCCGCGAATCGGTCACGGGGATCGTCGCGGCGGTCGCCGATGGCGCGGCCCCGCGCGGCGTGCTCCCGGTCGAGAACAGCATCGAGGGTTCGGTGACCGAGAGCCTCGACGCGCTCACCGAGTACGAGGTCGCGGTCGTCCGCGAGCTCGTCACCCCGATTCGCCACGCACTGTTGGCCCAGGGGCCCGAATTCGACACCGTGGCGAGTCACTCCCAGGCGCTCGCACAGTGCCGGGCGTTCCTCGACGTCGAGTATCCCGACGTGGCACTCGAAGCGGTCGCCTCTACCGCCCGAGGGGTCGAGCGCGCCCGCGAGGACCCGAACATGGCGGCGATCGCCCACCCCGACACCGCCGGCGACGACCTCTCCGTGCTCGCCGAGGGGATCCAGGATCAGGCCTCGAACGCCACGCGGTTCGTCGCGATCGCCCCGCGCGCCGAACGCTCCGCGGCCGGCGGGAAGACCTCGCTCGTCGTCTACCCGAACGACGATTATCCTGGGCTGCTGCTCGATCTGCTTGAACCGTTCGCCGATCGCGGGATCAACCTCACTCGGGCCGAGTCGCGCCCGAGCGGCGAGCGCCTCGGCGATTACGTCTTCCACATCGACGTCGCCGCCGGGCTCTACGAGGAGCGCACTCAGGAAGCGGTCGAATCCATCGAGGCCATCGCCGAGGAGGGCTGGGTCTGCCGGCTCGGCTCGTACGACACCGAACACGTCGTGGCGTGA
- the xacF gene encoding 2,5-dioxovalerate dehydrogenase: MADTYENYVDGEWRASETGETFAVENPANTDETVAECQDSSSADARGAIEAAAAARDAWAETPGPARGKLLRETAKRMDDRREELTETLAREEGKALGEAGGEVGRAINIFYYYAEKAMDYAGEASNPSATGQNLYTVREPMGVAGLIVPWNYPIAIPSWKMAPALATGNTVVCKLSQDAPTVFLKVTECLAEAADAVDAPDGVVNVLTGGGEEVGQPIVEHDEVDAVSFTGSRSVGDMIYEQATDAHKRVQTELGSKNPTVVTESADVEEAAQIVGGGAFGVTGQACTATERVIVHESVHDEFVDALVDYAKSIEIGAALDGADMGPQANEGEIEGTLDDVETAKDEGATVEYGGGQPDGDEYENGYFVEPTILTGLDSDATVMQEEVFGPFVGIMTVSDFEEAIDLANDVEFGLAAGIVTDDHTQANRFVDEVDFGVVKVNEATTGLELHVPFGGMNASSSETYREQGEEGMDYFTIIKTVYDNY, encoded by the coding sequence ATGGCAGACACCTACGAGAACTACGTTGACGGGGAGTGGCGCGCCTCCGAAACCGGCGAGACGTTCGCGGTCGAAAACCCCGCGAACACCGACGAGACGGTGGCGGAGTGTCAGGATTCGAGCAGCGCCGACGCCCGTGGTGCCATCGAGGCTGCCGCAGCCGCCCGGGACGCGTGGGCGGAGACCCCGGGACCCGCTCGCGGCAAACTCCTGCGCGAGACAGCCAAGCGGATGGACGACCGACGCGAGGAACTCACCGAGACGCTCGCGCGCGAGGAGGGCAAGGCGCTCGGCGAGGCCGGCGGCGAGGTCGGCCGCGCGATCAACATCTTCTACTACTACGCCGAGAAGGCCATGGACTACGCCGGCGAGGCCAGCAATCCGAGCGCCACCGGACAGAACCTCTACACCGTCCGCGAGCCGATGGGCGTCGCGGGCCTGATCGTCCCGTGGAACTACCCCATCGCAATCCCCTCGTGGAAGATGGCTCCCGCGCTCGCGACGGGCAACACCGTGGTCTGTAAGCTCTCACAGGACGCGCCGACGGTCTTTCTGAAGGTCACCGAATGTCTCGCCGAGGCCGCCGACGCCGTGGATGCCCCCGATGGTGTCGTGAACGTCCTGACCGGTGGCGGCGAGGAGGTCGGCCAGCCGATCGTCGAACACGACGAGGTCGACGCCGTCTCCTTCACGGGGAGTCGCTCGGTCGGCGATATGATCTACGAGCAGGCTACTGACGCCCACAAGCGCGTCCAGACCGAGCTCGGCTCGAAAAACCCCACCGTCGTGACCGAGAGCGCCGACGTCGAGGAGGCCGCACAAATCGTTGGCGGCGGTGCGTTCGGCGTCACAGGACAAGCCTGCACCGCGACCGAGCGGGTGATCGTCCACGAGTCGGTCCACGACGAGTTCGTCGACGCGCTCGTCGACTATGCGAAATCGATCGAGATCGGGGCCGCCCTCGACGGGGCGGACATGGGCCCCCAGGCGAACGAGGGCGAAATCGAGGGCACCCTCGACGACGTCGAGACCGCCAAAGACGAAGGCGCGACCGTCGAGTACGGCGGCGGCCAACCCGACGGCGACGAGTACGAGAACGGCTACTTCGTCGAGCCGACGATCCTCACCGGCTTGGACTCCGATGCGACCGTAATGCAGGAGGAGGTGTTCGGCCCCTTCGTGGGGATCATGACCGTGAGCGATTTCGAGGAAGCGATCGACCTCGCCAACGATGTCGAGTTCGGACTGGCGGCCGGGATCGTCACCGACGACCACACTCAGGCCAACCGCTTCGTCGACGAGGTCGACTTCGGCGTCGTGAAGGTCAACGAAGCCACCACCGGCCTCGAACTCCACGTTCCCTTCGGCGGCATGAACGCCTCTTCCAGCGAGACCTACCGCGAACAGGGCGAGGAGGGGATGGACTACTTCACCATCATCAAAACTGTCTACGATAACTACTAG
- a CDS encoding fumarylacetoacetate hydrolase family protein, whose amino-acid sequence MRYYRVATDQGTKLVARDDEKAYDLTGARDGLRDFCDLAQVADVVDTDVDGVTERLTADAPLLDAESVAERATLPAIPGEVWAAGVTYEVSSDAREEESGRGEIYQGVFEGDRPEVFFKATPSRTVGPGEGVGIREDSEWDVPEPELGVVVYRDEIVGYTVGNDMSSRSIEGENPLYLPQAKVYDRCCAIGPCIASPETVGDPRDLELSMTIERDGETLFDDSTSTSRMVRSPEELVSYTTRHNPLPELAVVLTGTSLVPEEFTLEADDQVAIGIENVGQLENTVIEV is encoded by the coding sequence ATGCGCTACTACCGCGTGGCGACCGACCAAGGCACGAAGCTCGTCGCCCGCGACGACGAGAAGGCCTACGACCTCACCGGGGCGCGCGACGGACTCCGCGACTTTTGCGACCTCGCTCAGGTCGCGGACGTCGTCGACACCGACGTCGACGGCGTGACCGAGCGCCTGACCGCCGACGCGCCGCTGCTCGACGCCGAATCGGTGGCCGAGCGGGCGACCCTGCCGGCGATCCCGGGCGAAGTCTGGGCCGCCGGCGTCACCTACGAGGTAAGCAGCGACGCCCGCGAAGAGGAGAGCGGCCGCGGCGAGATCTACCAGGGCGTCTTCGAAGGCGACCGCCCGGAGGTCTTCTTCAAAGCCACTCCCTCACGGACTGTGGGCCCTGGCGAGGGTGTCGGGATCCGCGAGGACTCCGAGTGGGACGTGCCCGAACCCGAACTCGGCGTCGTGGTCTACCGCGACGAGATCGTGGGCTACACCGTCGGCAACGACATGAGCAGTCGGTCGATCGAGGGCGAGAACCCGCTGTACCTCCCCCAGGCCAAAGTCTACGACCGGTGCTGTGCCATCGGCCCCTGCATCGCGTCGCCCGAAACCGTCGGCGATCCTCGGGATCTGGAGCTCTCGATGACGATCGAGCGCGACGGCGAGACGCTGTTCGACGACAGCACGTCGACTTCACGGATGGTGCGCTCGCCCGAGGAGCTCGTCTCGTACACGACTCGCCACAATCCGCTGCCCGAGCTCGCGGTGGTTCTCACCGGGACCTCGCTGGTGCCCGAGGAGTTCACGCTCGAAGCGGATGATCAGGTTGCGATCGGAATCGAGAACGTCGGACAGCTCGAAAATACCGTTATCGAGGTCTGA
- the rpiA gene encoding ribose-5-phosphate isomerase RpiA, whose product MAKEFTYTADDEQIREWAETEDEAIEQARAALDDHGLDLDDAAIREHIEVVPSPNRIKSGAEGVFDERRRRAGERAAQELIEDGMDVGLGTGSTTAWTVAEIGRLLREGELEDVRGVATSLQSHELAKEAAIPLVTLDAVTELDITVDGADQYSENEPTVIKGGGGAHAREKVIDAMADELVITTDEEKATDPLDYPVPVEVMPDAREVVAEWVREAGGEPDLRMAERKDGPVFTANGNLVLDCDFGGLDDAAGTAQELDAIPGVLDHGIFLDMVDAVYLGTGDDVDTITF is encoded by the coding sequence ATGGCAAAAGAGTTCACCTACACGGCCGACGACGAGCAGATCCGTGAATGGGCGGAAACCGAAGACGAGGCGATCGAGCAGGCCCGCGCGGCGCTCGACGACCACGGGCTCGACCTCGACGACGCAGCGATCCGCGAGCATATCGAAGTGGTCCCGTCGCCGAACCGGATCAAGAGCGGCGCAGAGGGCGTTTTCGACGAGCGCCGACGACGGGCGGGCGAGCGCGCAGCGCAAGAACTCATCGAGGACGGGATGGACGTCGGGCTCGGGACCGGGAGCACGACGGCGTGGACGGTCGCCGAGATCGGTCGGCTGCTCCGCGAGGGAGAGTTGGAGGACGTCCGCGGCGTGGCGACCTCGCTTCAGTCCCACGAGCTCGCGAAGGAGGCCGCGATCCCGCTCGTCACGCTCGACGCAGTCACCGAGCTCGACATCACGGTCGACGGCGCGGACCAGTACTCGGAGAACGAGCCTACCGTCATCAAGGGCGGCGGCGGCGCACACGCCCGCGAGAAGGTGATCGACGCGATGGCCGACGAGCTGGTCATCACCACTGACGAGGAGAAGGCGACCGACCCGCTCGACTACCCCGTTCCTGTGGAAGTGATGCCCGACGCCCGCGAGGTCGTCGCCGAGTGGGTGCGCGAGGCCGGCGGCGAGCCCGACCTTCGGATGGCCGAACGCAAGGACGGGCCGGTGTTCACCGCGAACGGCAACCTCGTGCTCGACTGTGACTTTGGCGGGCTCGACGATGCGGCGGGCACGGCGCAGGAACTCGACGCGATCCCCGGCGTCCTCGACCACGGCATCTTCCTTGACATGGTCGATGCGGTCTATCTTGGGACCGGGGACGATGTCGACACGATCACGTTTTGA